CGTCATGGAAGGCGATGCCCTTGCCGGCGGTGCCATCACAGCCGAAGACCTGGCGGGGCTGTTCAAGGAGTAGCTCGCGCTGCTGGACGGACTTACACCTTCGGCTTCGACACGAAATCGCAGTGCCGACACGCAAATTCCGTGGCGCAGGTCAAATCTGCGTAGCGACACGGAATTTGGGTAGCGTCAGGGAATTTGCGCCGCACTGCCGCATTAGTGCTTCTCCATACCGCATATGCTGGACGCCATAGCGAAACTACAACGTTGGAGAAGGTGTGTCACAGCAAGGAAATGCCCTGCCTCCACTGCGCCCCGACGCATTCACAGACCCCTACCGGGACCCTGTCTGGGACGGACCCACCGATCCGATCCTGGTGCCCGACCACCTAAACGGCGAGTGGGTGCTGTTCTACACTCAGCGCCGGGCCACGAAACCCGGGCTGACGGGCGTTGAATGGGTGCACGGAACCGCCATCGGCATCGCGCGGTCCTCCGACGGCGGGGCCACCTGGAACTACCAAGGCACCGTGGACGGACTGGTCCCGCCGGAAGCTGAACTGCCCGCAACACTCTGGGCACCCGACGTCGTCCGTATTGGGGACCAGTGGATCATGTACCTGACCGTCCTGGGAGGCGTCCGGACGGACTGGACCGGCAACGCGTCCATTGTGCAATTTGCGAGCCGGGACCTGATGAGCTGGGAGTACCTGGGACAGATAGAGCTGGACTCGCCCCGGGTGATTGACGCCGCAGTGGCCTTCTGCGGCGATGGCCGCTACCGGCTCTGGTACAAGGACGAAGCCCGCGGTTCCAACACAAACAGCGCCGTCAGTGACACCCCGGAAAACCCCGCCTCGTGGGTACTGGAGGGCCTCACCATCCCTGGCCGTCCACATGAAGGACCGAAAGTCTTCCGGCTGGAGGGGACGTACTGGATGATCGTGGACGAATGGCGCGGCCAGGCGGTCTACCGGTCCAACGACGCCGCCGGCAACTGGATCAGGCAGGAACACCTTGGCGGCCTCATCCTCACGGCACCCGAAT
The window above is part of the Pseudarthrobacter sp. NS4 genome. Proteins encoded here:
- a CDS encoding family 43 glycosylhydrolase, which produces MSQQGNALPPLRPDAFTDPYRDPVWDGPTDPILVPDHLNGEWVLFYTQRRATKPGLTGVEWVHGTAIGIARSSDGGATWNYQGTVDGLVPPEAELPATLWAPDVVRIGDQWIMYLTVLGGVRTDWTGNASIVQFASRDLMSWEYLGQIELDSPRVIDAAVAFCGDGRYRLWYKDEARGSNTNSAVSDTPENPASWVLEGLTIPGRPHEGPKVFRLEGTYWMIVDEWRGQAVYRSNDAAGNWIRQEHLGGLILTAPELVEGRPVVGRHADVVPLAPTEDGKERALLVYFTHPCWGGEDIHTMEPDPRTRLSHVRAAVLEVSDGNLACREH